In Mustela lutreola isolate mMusLut2 chromosome 4, mMusLut2.pri, whole genome shotgun sequence, the genomic stretch CAGTGTACTAGGGCCCTGTTGACTCTAATCCCACAGTCTGGAGGTGGGTGCTGTTGGGAGACAGGCACACTAACGCAGAGCCCTCCTTGGGATGCACTTAGAGCTGTAGGACACAGGTGTATATAAGGGGAAGTGAGGGGAACTGTGGTCAGTGGCTCTGGATAGCCTCACTTTACAAAAAATACTCATCTCCAAGGTCTGTTATTGCTTCAAAGTTTGCTATCACATCACCTTCAAAGACATGGGAGGGGAAACACTTTTAGGGTGGATGACCTAGCTGAAGAGGAACTTTGTTCCACTGGCAGGGAGATTCTAGGTGCCCTGGGATGAGGAGTTATATAAGGAAGGGTGGGCAGAACAAGCATGGGTTCTGTTGGTGATGTGCAGTCTTGGGTATCTGGGTGCCATGGGCACCTAAGTCACAACATGATATGGCTATGTGTCGTGGTAACCTCGATATGTGTCATAATGTTACAGGGTCACAGTGTATTATACTGCCCTTAACACACGGTGTCATGATGTCCCATGTGTTTTTGTATGGTTTGATCATGCAGCATGTAAGAAAGCCTGTGTGGGTCCTCATATATGTGTGTCATTTTTCCTAGGTCACATCTGTACATGTTTATATTAAGGAATACTGTGTCAAaatgtgtgtgtacctgtgtatgtgtgcatgtgttgggGCCTCCTTAATTAGGCCATTGGGTTTGAGTGAGTTGTATGGTATCAAGCTGTCTCTGTATGGCATCCGTCACCGTGATTTATCATTCTGTGTGTTACTATACATGCttgtcactgtgtgtgtgtgagagagagagacaaagacataGAAGTGTTCCTACCCAGGCAGAACTTGGGTTGGACATCACATTTAGAGGTCCAGCTATAGCACTGGAGCCAAGGGCCTTGGGTCAGCAGCCACGGAGGCCAATGCCACCTCCCCTTGGTGGCCTCACTGTCCCCAACCGCGCCCCATTATACAAGATGCCTGAGTGGACTTTCTTTGCCTGTGAAACCCGCTGGGCTTCCCTAACCCAGCCCCAGCTACTCTCACCATTCTCCTCCAGCCCTCTCCCAATACCCCAGCCCTCAGGGTTGATTTgtgatggtggggagggggatggaaggATAGTGGAGGTTAATGTGCCTTCCTGGGGTCTTCTCTCTTCCCAGGCCACCCTCCGGGGCCCACTAAAAAAGCGCTGAAGCAGCGGTTCCTCAAGCTGCTGCCTTGCTGCgggccccaggccctgccctcagTCAGTGAAAGCAAGTGCCTCTCCTGTGCTTCCGGGGGCGGGGCCCGTATGTGTCGGGGTGTGACCAGTGTGACATAAGCgggcctgcgtgtgtgtgtgtgtgtgtgtgtgtgtgtgcgtgtgtgcgcgcgcgcgcgacCGGTGGGGGTGGGCGCTAGTAGGTCCGAGTGTGGGGAGGGCCCAGCTACCCGGCAGGAGCCGGCGGAATGTGAGGGCGTGGCCAGTTGGGGGGGCGGGGCCCGATTGTTCCATGGGCGTCACCGATCAGCAAAATGAGTGAGCCCCGGGTGTTTGGGCGTGGCCAGAGTGGCAGGACTGAGGCCTGAGACTGCGTGGGTATGGCCAATGTGGCGGGGCAAGACCAGACAGCTGTGAGCTCTGTGCGTGCCAGAGTGCCTACGTCTGTGGCCCCCTGCCCGCCCCGGGCATGTTTTGGGCCTCGAGATGCATGTCTCCCCTGCCCTGACCTGGCTGGATGCAGGTGCCTAGGATGGAGCCCACCTTCCTCCAGATGCCAGGATACTTGGGTTTCCTAGACCCAGCTGGTCCTGAACTGAGTGGCCTCACTTTGTCTCCAGGCCTGTTTCCTCCGTTTGGGCCTTGCCCACCCCATAGGATCATACTGAATTTTGCAAGCCAGGGAGACCCATTTGTAGTTATTTGAGAGTGTCATTGTGTTTCATTCCACTGGGTCCCACGTGGGGGTCGACATGCATGTGTGCGTGGGGTCTGTTTCGTGTGTGTCTGTGCTCGTTCATTATGTGTGCCTCTGCGcgcgggggtggggtgtgtgcaTTTGTAACACGCAGGTCTGTGAGATTTGCTGTTGAGTGAGGGGTGAGgtgtgtgtctgcctttggccggGTCTTCCACTTTCTCGGTGACAGTTCGCTCCCTTCAGCATTAGCAGTCCCAGCTTCCCTCCGCCCCCACAGACCCCGCCCGCTGGACCCAGGTGACTTACTTTCCTGGTGGGGGCGGGCACGGGGGCCTTCGGGAACGTGGGGTGGGAGCACTTGCCTGGGGTCTTGATGTTGGGAGCTGGGCAGGACTGAAATAGGGCCATGGACGAAGCCTTAGCTAAGGTTTACCGGGAGCAGGGTAGGGGTGGGGTCTGGATGGGCTTGGCTGGAGCTGGGCGGGGCATGGCTCGAGCATGGCTGGGGTAGGCGGGGATTGGCTGGAGGGAAGGATCTGGGCGGGGCAAGTATGGGGCtgaggtgatggggtgtggggcTGCATTGGGGAAAGGCCCCGAGCTTGGACCCTCAGACGCTTCCTCTTGAATCCGGTTTCTCTACCCCTCCCTTTCTGGGACGAAGATGGGGCTGGAGGCCTTCCCCTTCAACTAGGTCAAGGGCCCAGGGGCCAGCGATGAGTCGGACccctggctctggggccaggccTGCCGATGGGTCCAGCCAACTGATAGACCTGGAAGCTAACCAGCGTCTTTTCTTTGCCTTGATATTCGGGGTCCAGGGAATTGGCAGGCTGATCTCTGGTGTTAGAGTTGGGGAGGATGGGTGGGTCGGTGATTTTGAAGAGGGTTCATGGAGGCCGGGCCTGAGGCGCGgctgtccccctctccccccacactGCCTCCCTGCAGACAGCGTGGAGGATGAGTTTGAACTGTCCACGGTGTGTCACCGGCCAGAGGGTCTGGAGCAGCTGCAGGAGCAAACCAAATTCACGCGCAAGGAATTGCAGGTCCTGTACCGGGGCTTCAAGAATGTGAGTGCAAAGCAGGGCTGAACTGGGTGAGGGGACTTCTAAGATTGGTCTGGATGCTTTAGGAATgtgagaggaaaggggagggggagggacccCTCTTCCCTAGACTTACAGCGGGAGGCTCTGGCCAATTTGAGGCAAGGTGGAGCCTGTAGACTGGCCTGCTGGTTAGTTCTGTGTTTTTCAAACTTGTGCACGGAGAACCCTTTCCTTCCTAAAAAGAACTATATGGTGAGCCCCCGGTGACAGGaatgttttccttctctgggagCCTCTGGCATGGAGTAGGTGGTGGTGAGTGGAATGGGGTTTTGTTCTGCCCTCAGTCTGGTTTCTgactctccccccacctcccaggagtGTCCCAGCGGAATTGTCAATGAGGAGAACTTCAAGCAGATTTACTCTCAGTTCTTTCCTCAAGGAGGTGAGGGGGCAAGGCCTGAGATGAAGCAGCTATCCATCTCTAggctgagctggggagagggctCTGGAGGGGCTGGGAATGCCAAGTGATAAGAGGGGTTTGGGGAATCCCACAGAAGGAGGAAGTCATCTCCTGTCTGAAAGCCAAACTTATCCACCCTTATCCTACAGACTCCAGCACATATGCCACTTTTCTCTTCAATGCCTTTGACACCAACCATGATGGCTCTGTCAGTTTTGAGGTGAGCTGGAGGAGGGTGGGTCAGGGAGGCCTGTTTCTTGGGGCTTCAGGGCCAGGATCCATAGGCCAAGCCCATATTGGAGATTGGGTAAAGGGCATCTGAATAtctcctctgtctccttcccagGACTTTGTGGCTGGTTTGTCGGTGATTCTCCGGGGAACCATAGACGACAGACTAAACTGGGCCTTTAACTTATATGACCTCAACAAGGATGGCTGCATCACCAAGGAGGTGTGGGGCAACTGAAGAGTTGGAGAGCTTTTATGTGTGGGGGGAGGTGCAAAGGGCCCCTAGGAGGAAAATGTGACTCACGCATGCTTCATCAGCGAAGGGTGAGGTCTGCCCTAGGCTCTAGGCCTCCTGATTTGGAGCCTGGAGGTTCTGAGGAaggattcttttctctcttggctTAACAGGAAATGCTTGATATCATGAAATCCATCTATGACATGATGGGCAAGTATACCTATCCTGCACTCCGAGAGGAGGCCCCAAGGGAGCATGTGGAGAGCTTCTTCCAGGTGCCTGGGACTGGGTAGGCTGGAGGGTCCTGCAGTGAAGGGAAGGAGGCAAGGTCCTGGCAGGGAACTTGACTgaattctgccttcctctctcctgtcATCCCTCCTGTTCTACCTGACTACTTTTTGGCAGAAGATGGACAGGAACAAGGATGGCGTGGTGACCATTGAGGAATTCATTGAGTCTTGCCAAAAGGTATGGACCCCTGCCAGCCACATTTCCATGATCTGGACTCAGGGTCCAATTCAGTGATGTAAGAGAAAGTTCCTTTGGGGAGAGTATCATCTCCCTAACTTGCCCACACACCTGAGTCCAGTTCCTTCACAACTTGGGGAGGACTGTCCCTTCGCTACTTCAGATCTCTCGGGTGTCTCCTTCCTTGCTGCCTCTGTCTCTGAATGTCCCGATTTCAGGTGAATGTCCCTCTCTGTGTCGCTGATaagctcttttttatttctctctctctctccattctgcccctcccccaccatggcTACAGGACGAGAACATCATGAGGTCCATGCAGCTCTTTGACAATGTCATCTAGCTCCCTAGGAAAGGGGGTCAGTTGTCCTGGGGAGACCATACTCTAGCCCTAGTGCAGGTGGAACTAGCCCTCTCTTCCCAGGTCTGTCCTCATCCTAGCCCAGCCCTGGGGGCTGTAGGAATCTAAGAGCCTGGGGATTCAGTGGTCCAGATTGCTGGAGCTAAAGGGGCCAGGGCATGGTTAGAATGTATCTGTGGGGTATTCCCAACTCCCAACAGTTCCCACCCTCTTCCTGCCTGACACTCAGTGCTGAGGGTACCCCTGCTATAGGAAATAAGTGGTTCTCCACCTTCCATCGCCACTTTAGAAACTACAACACTAGACAAAATGTCTCCTGCTATGGTGCTTTCCCTATCCCTGACCTCATATGCATTTCCTCTAAGATTTCCTTCTCAGAGAGTCTGCTCTGTCCATGCACTGACTGGCCTTTCAGACCCGGGCCTTTGAGAGCCTTGTAGGAGGGGGACAAGAAGGCCTGAGCCAAGTGGTTAGATCATAGATGGCTGGGGTAGAGTTCAGAAAGGCCTGGAGATTGTCAGTGACACCTTAAAGTCATGCCAGACTATAGCTCTGAGCTCCACAGGTTTGCCATTCCAGGCTATCAGAATATGCATTTCAGGCCCTTCAGAAGACTCTTGTCTCCTTGGAAATATACCCCAGAAATTTCCATACTCTCCTCAGTATTCCAGGAGAGCCTGGGATCCTGATGTTTGGCTCATGCCTGGAATTCCTTCCTCTCCTTACTTTCTGTTTGTGGGGGTGGAGGCAGCAGCAGGGGAATATGGGTGGGAGATGTCCCAGCTGTATCTGCCAAAGTTTTAGCCTTCCCTCCCTGATGGCTACAACTTAAGTTTTCATTTGCCATTTCTTCTAGACTTGGAGGCATGGAGTGAGTCAGGGACCATCCAGTGGATGCCTtagaagaaaggggaaggagggaggcaggcataGCCTGCCTGTGAGGGGGCATTCACTAGAATCTTTGATCTACCCAGGCTCTGTTCCCACACCCCACATAGCCTCCTGAATTCCTACTTAGGGTCTCCTCTTGCTTTATTCGGTCTACCCAGAGATGCCCCTGTACACACCTAGAAGGCAGGGACCACCCTTGCCATGCTGCCACCCTTTAATAAACCTGCTCGTTCCATTTAGCTCACCCTCCCAGTCAGTCAGGATCTGAGGGGAAGGGCCCTGAGGGAGCCCCCTTTCCCATCAGAACACTGTTGACTGCTTTGCATTTTTGGCTCCTCtgtatattttgtaaaataaaaaaatacaccaaTCCAATAAAACACAATGGCTATGCACAGGCTGCTGTCTCTGCCTTTTTGTCCCTCCTACTCCACACATACTTCACAACACTAATTCCTGCACCTGTAGACTTTTAGATTCCAAAGAAAGTGCCTTTCTTTCCCATAGCATAACCTACCCCTGGCAGGAGATCGAGACACAGGTTCCGGAAGGATTGGAAACCTACCTGACCTCAGAGAGGTCCCCATGTGAATCTCTATTCCACATCCTTAGAGGAGATGAGAGACAGGGTATTAATATCCCAAAGATTATACCAAACCAGCTGTCTTTTTGCTAGATATTCTTAcaagttaagaattttttttttttgaatcaagAATTTGTAATTTACAGACATCTTAGTTAACCTCAAAGTGCTTTCCTTGCAGGGGATTCCCTTTAGTTTCTAAAGAAAGTTCCTTTGGGAACTTATGTCCAGTATGGACATGGTTTGTGTGTCTACACCAGCCACATTCCTAAAGCATCCAGGCCAAAGGATCAGATGGGGTGGACCCAGGCACCATGGAGCAAGTGACACAAAGGGTAATGGAGACTTCGTATGTGGAATGGCtacctttctttgttttgtttctggagaGGGGCCACCAAGTGGTAGGTTCCTCCCATCCTTCTCTAGGGTACCATTATGTGGTGGCTAAGCTTCACTATCCATAGTGGGGGGATCAGGCTCTCTCTTCCATCACTGTAAACATTGACAAGATCAACGGAGGAGTATGGtgtccaagaaagaaaaatttacttCCAGAATCCATCATTTTGTCATCTGTGTTTCCTGTTCACATTATCACGCAACTATCTGCTCCATAAGTCCTTGGATTTCTTTGGGTCATAGCCCCTCTGAAGGATCTGATGGAAGTTATGGACCCaatgtccagaagaaaaaaaaagcacacttgTTCATATGTGTTTGTATCCCTGAAGCCCGGTCATGGATCTGAAGTTAAGAACCTGTGGTCTAGTCTTTCTCTCAGCCTTCCAttgtacagaaaaggaaacaggccCAAAGAGGGGAGAGGACCTGCTCAAGGTCACTTAGTGAGTTTATAGGAGGAAAGAGACCAGACCCAGTCTCCCAAGTCTCTGCCCAGGGTTGCCTTGGGACATAGTAGAGATTTGTGAGTGAAAGATGAATGCCATGCATAACATACATAGTCTAAACAAGGTGACACTGTGACAGGTTCTCATGGTACCCTATACTTTTCCTTTGTGGCACTTCTCTGTttgttactgtatatttatttgagtggTTGTCTTCTTTGATACCATAAGTTTCTGAGGGCTGCTTGAGTACCTAGACTAGGTTTCCTGCCCCCCCATCCTATTCTTGAGGCCTATCATATAATGGGTATTCAATAATTGTGTGAATAATTGTATGATTGGATGAATGAGCatggtgagtgtgtgtatgtatcttaGGTATGGAGACAGTCTCTATGTTTTAGGGTTCATTCAAATTTAAGGGAAATTGAAGTCTAAGGCTGGGTGAGGTGAGAACCCAGAGCTAAGGCACACATATGGGATCCAGAAATAAACAGGAGGTAggcattctgatattttttttctggcCACTGGTTGGGTTCTGAATGTTGTCAGCTGTTCCATCTCAAAACACTCCTTTCATGCCTTCTGGTATTTCATCCTCTCCTGGTTTCCTCTTACCTTTCTGGCCACTGCTTCTCAGCACTTGCTTGGATACTCATCCTTTTCAACTGGAATTCTAATGTTGAGCCCCATAGAAGAGACTCAGGTCTCTTCTCCAAATCACATCCAGTCCCATGGCTTTAAACACCATCTATATGCAGAGGATTTCTAAATTTATATCCCCAGAATTCTCCTCTGAGCTTCAAAACCCGCATATCCAATTGACTATTTGACATATTCATGTGGACCTGTAATGGTCAAACTTAAcgtgttcattttttaaaaagattttatttatttgacagaaagacagtgtgtccaagcaagaggagcagcaggtggaggaagagggagaagcaggcttcccactgagcaaggagctggactcagggcttgatcccaggaccctgggatcagacctgaactgaaggcagatgcttaactaactgagccacccaggagccccactctttttaatttttttaagatttgtatttatttatttgacagagagagagagagaaaaacttaacATGTTCACATGTCCAAAATGGAGCTTtgtggggtgcctgcatggcttggtcgttaagtgtctgcctttggctgaagtcatgattccagggtcctgggatccagccccgcatagggcttcctgctctgtgggaagcctgcttctctctctcactccccctgcttgtgttctgttccctctctgtcaaataaataaaatctttaaaaaaaaaatgtgtagcttTGATTCAATGCTTTTTCAGTCTTCCTACTTAATAAATGATACCATCTACCTGGTTGTTCAGGTCAAAATTTAGtagtcttcatttcttcctttccctctactcctttattttattattattatttttaaagtaatctgtgcttaacatggggcttgaactcacaattccCAGACTCTACCAATTGTGCCAGGTAGGCACCCCCTCCCTCTACTCGTTTAATCAGTGATGATTCCACCACCAAAAGTAcagtccctctctctgtctccactcCTAGGCCATACCATTATCATGGCTCACTCGCAGATTGCTTCTTATTTTTCCATCTGAAGTGGCCCTTCCTTGCTGTGGTTACTCTTTAGCACATCACTTGATTTCCTCCCTTCATGGAACCTATTATAAACTGAGACCCTGTGTATGTACTGAATTATTATATGTTTCTCTAACCAGAATTTAAACTCTGTGAATGTAGGGCCCTatctcattcattccacaaatatttatcaaaggcCTACTAACCTCTGGTTCCTGTTGGAGGTACTAGGGGTAGAGGTATGgtttggagagagagtgtgtggcaGAAATTTAAGTTTGAGAGGTGTAGATATGGAGAGTGGATCTTGCCTGGGCCATGGATTCCAGAGTCTGGACAGCAGATGAAATAGTGGCTGCTGATTTGCTAGCAGTTGACAAGTGTGAAGCAAAGATGAAAGCGTGGTAAGACTAAGGGCTGAGATTAGCCGGAATGATAACCCCAAATCCTCCAAGGGACCACAATATCCAATGAAGCTTCTTATGGCTTCAGCTGGCATCACAAGAGGTCCCCTAAGAAAATACTTGCCTCTAACCCCCATCTCAACACTTATGACTAAAAAGAAAGAGGGATTATAAGAGTCCCTGGAGCTACAAGTTGGGTTACCGCTGGAGGAGCTGAAGATGATACCGACAATATTAAATCTTAATGATCCGAAAGTGACTAATGCTCCTTTACATGTATACCTCACAAGCTGAAACAGATCTCTTAACcgatataaatgtaaataaagggTCTATGACAGGGCTACACGGAGCTCTGAGCACAAACGGCCGGCCAAAAGAGGACCCGAGCCCATCTAGGGCCCAGGAAATGATTCCTTAAGGAAATAATGTTTGTGTTAAGGCCCAAGAATCTCACTTCTTCCTTAAACACAGTTCATGCTCCCCAATCCCAAAGATGCCAGGTCTTTTCACCCCTCGCCACAATTGTACCATCTGTCCCACCAGCCTGGAGTGCTCTCTTCGCTTCCTCTCTACTCAGTctaactcctactcatcctttacGTTCCAGCTCAAAAGTAAAGCCATGGCTGCCACCTCTCTCCAAAGGAGGATTAAGTCAGTTCCTCCTCTGAGCTCCCGCAACACCTGGGTTCACCGTGTGGGGGGTGTGCATGTACTTGCTTGTCACCACCACCATACTGTGAGCTCACAGTGGCCCAAGAGCCCAGGAAGAGGGAAGCTCAACTAGTCTCCGCCGAGCGAAGGGATGAACTAAGGACAATTTTTAAGGGGTTAGCACCCAGCTGTGGGTAGGGGAAAATGACTCAAGGCAGAGGGGTGAGCTGAGCTCCTCCGAATGTTGTCTTCAGAGAACCGATCCTGGGTCAGGCTGATGTAATGAGACAACCTATTAGAAGAATCTCAACAGAAAATAGGTCAGTTTCTTCCTATCTCTTTAAGAATTAGAGGCTTCATTTCCGCGCCTGCGCATTGAGAGAGTAAACGCCTCTTTTTCACCCTCCTATCCCAACCCTATTGCCCCAACTGGCTGCAGCCTCCTCCCATACTCCCCTTCTTCAGAAGAGGTAATGGTCCGTTCCAGAGCGCCAGGCTTGTTTTAGAGGGAGGCAAACATAAATGGTACGCTCCATTACCTTCATTACCTTCCGCTTTTCTCGTCTCCTCTGTTCTATTTCCCCCTGCCAAGTGAAGCTCAATAGGCTAGCccaaaaggaggagggggagtcGGGCTGAGAGGACCGGTCTGAGCCGGTCTCCGGCGCAGGCGCAGTGCGGATAAACAGGAAGCGGGCGGTGGAGGCTGTGTTGGAAGAGACCTAAGGGCTTAAGGGGGCGAACGGCGGAAGAACTAAGATTTTCCGGAGGCACTAGAGGCTAACTGCAAGCAAGAGACGGAGGTCTGGCTATCTGCCTCCAAGGGACGAGAGGTCGCGGCCTCGCTCTCCGCTTAGGCTTCTGGCTCCCCAGCTTAGGTAGAGGCAGCGGCTGACAAAGGGCTAGCGCCGGTGCCGCCGCCCTTCTCATCCGGGCATTCGGGTCCCTgcggagggtgggggggaagggtagagggggaggggaaggagcaggaaggGCGTGCGCTTGGAGCCGAGGCCCTTTCCAGGGCTCCGGGCCGGCGGCCCAACGGACGGAGGCCGAGGAGGACCTGCAGAGGTGGCGGCGGCCGCGGGCAGGAGGATGGTGCAGAAGGAGAGCCAGGCGGCGCTGGAGGAGCGGGAGAGCGAGCTCAACTCCAACCCTGCCGCCTCCGCGGGGGCATCCTTGGAGCCGCCAGCAGCTGCGGCCCCTGGAGAAGACAACCCAGCCGGGGCCGGGGCAGCAGCGGTGGTCGGGGCGGCAGGAGGGGCTCGGAGGTTCCTATGTGGCGTCGTGGAAGGTGAGCGCTCTGGCGCGGGCTGGGCGACGGCGTTCTCCCTCCGGTTTCGCCCCAATACTAACACAACCTCTCTTCGTGAAGGGGGTGCTTTAGGAGGTCTTAAAAGGGGGTCACCTTTTTGCCCCCGAAACTTGACCTTCCATAGATGAGGGGAGAGGTGAGACGGTGGGCAAGTCTTCCTGGCGCTCGCTTCTCCTTTCACGTTGTTATGCAGCATTGAATTCTCCTCCGGCTATTAACTGGCCTGACCCCACCCGCCCTGAGCTGGAGCCAGGCCTGCTCCTGCGGAGGCGGTGGTAAGGAGCCTGGTGTTAGGCTCGGCTCTGAGTTGTACGTCTTTGTACCTCGAGATCCTGTTTCCTAGAGTGGTCTCTTCAAATGATAAAACGTATGTAGTGCTGCTGTCCTCACCCTTTggagaaacaaaaaatcaacctACACAGATGTGCTTATATTCCTGGAGTGAAGAGACGCACAGTTGGGCCTAGGGATTTACAAATTCCTTTtgctcagtttttttgtttttgttttttgctggcCGGTCCGCATGCCCCCACCCTTTGGAGTTTCTTTAGCAGCCTAGAAAATTGTCCTTTGCCAGCTGCTGTGCTTTGGCTCTGGGGGATGGAGCTTTGGCTTTAATAGTATCagagataggggcgcctgggtggctcagtgggttaagccgctgccttcggctcaggtcgtgatcacagggtcctgggatcgggccccgtgtcgggctctctgctcagtggggagcctgcttcctcctctctctctgcctgcctctctgcctgcttgtgatctctctctgtcagataaataaataaaatcttaaaaaaaaaaatgttaatctttaaaaaaaaaaatagtatcagaGATAGAGAATTTGAATTTAGGGACTGCAGAGAGGATTAAAAATGCCCTTCTGATTGTACCGTCCCATTTCGAAAAAATgccgacctttttttttttcttttcttggttgtTGGGGAAAATGGCGTGAAGACTAACACAGTTTATGAATATAGTGCATAAATGATCTACTGAACATTATATGAAATCTCCAGTTACTTGCGTTATTGATTTTTCTTGAATACAGAacgtattttaatttttagaagtctTTGGGCCTACCTAGACTTTCCTAGCTGTTTGCTTTATTTGTTGTCTCTAATATATAATGGTGTGCATAGGGGTAACCCTGTATAAAAATTAGTCTTTACAGAAACCCAAAAAGGTATGGAGAATTAGAAGGGTTGCCCTATTGGTTGAAAGCTTCAGCTTTTCCAACGTTAGCGTGTATATTCATTTGAAGGATGGGTGGTGGTTGTGGTTGTGGTATTTTAGATAAAGCTTAATTACAGGGGAGAACAGATTAATATGTAGCTACAAGTAAAGAGTGAAATAATTCACAAGTTAAAGGTCTTGCAGAATTTGGGGGAAAGACAGAAtggaaaactatatatatatgattggAGTCCTTGTTTTTGAAAACATGATTATTTTGTGTGACTTAATCTGTTGGTGTATTCTTTGGGCTTGTTTCCGTGCAGGGAGATTCTAGAAAAAGTCTGTATTTTGTCACCACAGATTTTGGGGTGGAAGGTTGAGAAGGAGTGCTAGGGGATATATAGAAATCTTAGAGCTAGGCTAGAATGAAGCTAAAGAAGCTTACCTGTTAAATCTTAAGCGATTACGGAGAAAATCTCGTGGTTTAAGTaagctgttgttttttttccccagaacagTATTGAAAGGGAACTACTCAGAATAGAGTTGTCGGTCATCTgttgttcctcctctctctgtatgTATGTTTTTTTGGTGACTGAGCACctgatttggggggaggggtagttGGTTggtcccatttttattttttttatttttttttttttttaaaacattactgatttttttttttttttttttttagattttatttatttgtcagagagagagagagggagagagcgagcacaagcagacagaatggcaggcagagacagagggagaagcaggctccctgccgagcaaggagcccgatgtgggactcgatcccaggacgctgggatcatgacctgagccgaaggcagctgcttaaccaactgagccacccaggcgtccctggttggtcccatttttaaaatgagtgaagaaaggaaattctggaaGCACTGGCAGGAttccttattaaaaattttctttctctcacagaCCTTTTGTTGGTCATAACTCACGTAATAGCACTATTTCCCCTTTGTGGTGACAATTAACCGAAACCATGAACCTGTCAGCAAAGTTAGGGTTTCTGAAgacaaaatgtttcttttatatattgGAACAACTCTGAAGGAGCATATAATGGCTgttctttaagagaaaaatgataagGCCAAGTGTAGTAGGAAATCTAGAAAGACTTGTGTAATATTTACCAAatgtggatgcctgggtggctcagtgggttaagcctctgccttcggctcaggtcatgatctcggggtatcttggggtcctgggccgcatcgggctctctgctcggcagggagcctgcttcctcctctctctctgctggtctctgcctatttgtgttctctgtctctctctgtgtcaaataaataaataaatcttaaaaaatacatacatttaccAAATGT encodes the following:
- the KCNIP2 gene encoding Kv channel-interacting protein 2 isoform X2 — encoded protein: MRGQGRKESLSDSRDLDGSYDQLTGHPPGPTKKALKQRFLKLLPCCGPQALPSVSETLAVPASLRPHRPRPLDPDSVEDEFELSTVCHRPEGLEQLQEQTKFTRKELQVLYRGFKNECPSGIVNEENFKQIYSQFFPQGDSSTYATFLFNAFDTNHDGSVSFEDFVAGLSVILRGTIDDRLNWAFNLYDLNKDGCITKEEMLDIMKSIYDMMGKYTYPALREEAPREHVESFFQKMDRNKDGVVTIEEFIESCQKKDSVSKQEEQQVEEEGEAGFPLSKELDSGLDPRTLGSDLN
- the KCNIP2 gene encoding Kv channel-interacting protein 2 isoform X1 yields the protein MRGQGRKESLSDSRDLDGSYDQLTGHPPGPTKKALKQRFLKLLPCCGPQALPSVSETLAVPASLRPHRPRPLDPDSVEDEFELSTVCHRPEGLEQLQEQTKFTRKELQVLYRGFKNECPSGIVNEENFKQIYSQFFPQGDSSTYATFLFNAFDTNHDGSVSFEDFVAGLSVILRGTIDDRLNWAFNLYDLNKDGCITKEEMLDIMKSIYDMMGKYTYPALREEAPREHVESFFQKMDRNKDGVVTIEEFIESCQKTWRHGVSQGPSSGCLRRKGKEGGRHSLPVRGHSLESLIYPGSVPTPHIAS
- the KCNIP2 gene encoding Kv channel-interacting protein 2 isoform X3; the protein is MRGQGRKESLSDSRDLDGSYDQLTGHPPGPTKKALKQRFLKLLPCCGPQALPSVSESNVEDEFELSTVCHRPEGLEQLQEQTKFTRKELQVLYRGFKNECPSGIVNEENFKQIYSQFFPQGDSSTYATFLFNAFDTNHDGSVSFEDFVAGLSVILRGTIDDRLNWAFNLYDLNKDGCITKEEMLDIMKSIYDMMGKYTYPALREEAPREHVESFFQKMDRNKDGVVTIEEFIESCQKTWRHGVSQGPSSGCLRRKGKEGGRHSLPVRGHSLESLIYPGSVPTPHIAS
- the KCNIP2 gene encoding Kv channel-interacting protein 2 isoform X7, yielding MRGQGRKESLSDSRDLDGSYDQLTDSVEDEFELSTVCHRPEGLEQLQEQTKFTRKELQVLYRGFKNECPSGIVNEENFKQIYSQFFPQGDSSTYATFLFNAFDTNHDGSVSFEDFVAGLSVILRGTIDDRLNWAFNLYDLNKDGCITKEEMLDIMKSIYDMMGKYTYPALREEAPREHVESFFQKMDRNKDGVVTIEEFIESCQKTWRHGVSQGPSSGCLRRKGKEGGRHSLPVRGHSLESLIYPGSVPTPHIAS
- the KCNIP2 gene encoding Kv channel-interacting protein 2 isoform X4; the protein is MRGQGRKESLSDSRDLDGSYDQLTGHPPGPTKKALKQRFLKLLPCCGPQALPSVSETLAVPASLRPHRPRPLDPDSVEDEFELSTVCHRPEGLEQLQEQTKFTRKELQVLYRGFKNECPSGIVNEENFKQIYSQFFPQGDSSTYATFLFNAFDTNHDGSVSFEDFVAGLSVILRGTIDDRLNWAFNLYDLNKDGCITKEEMLDIMKSIYDMMGKYTYPALREEAPREHVESFFQKMDRNKDGVVTIEEFIESCQKDENIMRSMQLFDNVI
- the KCNIP2 gene encoding Kv channel-interacting protein 2 isoform X5, giving the protein MNLEGLEMVAVLVVLALFVKVLEQFGLFEPVSLEDSVEDEFELSTVCHRPEGLEQLQEQTKFTRKELQVLYRGFKNECPSGIVNEENFKQIYSQFFPQGDSSTYATFLFNAFDTNHDGSVSFEDFVAGLSVILRGTIDDRLNWAFNLYDLNKDGCITKEEMLDIMKSIYDMMGKYTYPALREEAPREHVESFFQKMDRNKDGVVTIEEFIESCQKTWRHGVSQGPSSGCLRRKGKEGGRHSLPVRGHSLESLIYPGSVPTPHIAS